The Lentisphaera araneosa HTCC2155 genome has a segment encoding these proteins:
- a CDS encoding DUF58 domain-containing protein, whose protein sequence is MKKKNTDGVYIELEDVIRLQHKASGFHFLPRQPLQSLLAGRHASRLRGRGLDFEELRLYQKGDDTRTIDWKVSNRARKAYVRVYSEEKERQVMFVVDQRLSMFFGSKKSFKSVTAVEALTLGAWKVLDSGDRVGGIIFNDCESREFRAQRSRQATMAMLSEAVKFNHQLGVDQGIIESPDMLNSSLEKLLHKPRHNNLIIIISDFHGMDEKTYHHVRALSRHNDVVLTLVYDELAKEFPENHFPIRLSDGIDQVELDLSQAKLRKSIPDLLQGRLKSLGDSLGKFDVPILPINTHEDVADQLRKILGGQHLKRAHKPQAMKGSR, encoded by the coding sequence TTGAAGAAAAAAAATACAGATGGAGTCTACATCGAACTCGAAGATGTGATTCGCCTGCAGCACAAAGCTTCGGGTTTTCACTTCCTGCCTCGTCAGCCACTGCAAAGCCTTTTAGCCGGCCGTCATGCTTCGCGTTTAAGAGGACGTGGACTCGATTTCGAGGAGCTTCGACTCTATCAAAAAGGCGATGACACACGTACCATTGACTGGAAGGTGAGCAATCGCGCTCGCAAGGCCTATGTACGCGTCTATAGCGAAGAAAAAGAACGTCAGGTAATGTTTGTCGTGGATCAACGTTTGAGCATGTTTTTTGGCTCAAAAAAATCCTTTAAGTCCGTGACCGCCGTGGAAGCACTCACACTCGGTGCTTGGAAAGTCTTAGACTCGGGGGATCGCGTTGGAGGAATCATTTTTAACGATTGCGAAAGTCGCGAATTCAGAGCTCAGCGCAGTCGACAAGCGACCATGGCGATGTTGAGTGAAGCCGTCAAATTTAATCATCAGCTTGGCGTCGATCAAGGCATTATTGAATCTCCAGATATGCTCAATTCGAGCTTAGAGAAATTACTTCATAAGCCTCGTCACAATAACTTGATCATCATTATTTCGGACTTTCATGGCATGGACGAAAAAACCTATCATCATGTTCGCGCTTTGAGTCGACATAATGATGTGGTCTTAACTTTGGTTTACGATGAACTTGCCAAAGAGTTTCCCGAAAATCATTTCCCCATACGGCTCAGTGATGGCATCGACCAAGTTGAGCTGGATTTAAGCCAAGCCAAGCTGAGAAAAAGCATTCCCGACCTACTCCAAGGACGACTCAAAAGCTTGGGTGATTCACTTGGAAAATTTGATGTCCCCATTTTACCGATCAACACTCATGAAGACGTGGCGGATCAGCTGCGAAAAATCTTAGGTGGCCAACACTTAAAAAGAGCGCATAAACCCCAGGCAATGAAGGGCTCTCGCTGA
- a CDS encoding DUF4381 domain-containing protein: MKKSTSLNDLKENIIPPLENELAPGWPILFTLIIILLCYLALFIYTRHRKNLYRRKGLIELRKIENLWVTKKDKAPLKEIPLILKKVAYQFAPQSSSLSGEAWQQFLHQTQAEIKLTAFQILASLSYEKDEVIHSIPEQDLQSLIEDAKLWVRTHRVLEGELL; encoded by the coding sequence ATGAAGAAGTCCACTAGTCTCAATGATCTCAAAGAAAACATCATTCCCCCTTTAGAGAATGAACTCGCGCCGGGTTGGCCAATTTTATTTACACTCATTATCATCCTGCTTTGCTACTTGGCTCTTTTCATCTACACTCGCCACAGAAAAAATCTCTATCGCCGTAAGGGTCTCATTGAACTAAGAAAAATCGAAAATCTTTGGGTGACGAAGAAAGATAAGGCTCCACTCAAAGAAATTCCTTTAATCTTAAAAAAAGTGGCTTATCAGTTTGCGCCTCAATCATCGAGTTTAAGTGGGGAAGCTTGGCAGCAATTCCTGCATCAAACACAAGCAGAAATTAAGCTCACAGCCTTTCAAATCCTTGCTTCATTATCCTATGAGAAAGACGAAGTTATCCATTCAATTCCTGAGCAAGATCTACAATCCCTCATCGAAGACGCCAAGCTGTGGGTGAGAACTCACCGGGTTCTTGAAGGGGAACTATTATGA